The Cuculus canorus isolate bCucCan1 chromosome 3, bCucCan1.pri, whole genome shotgun sequence DNA window TGTCTTAGTAAGCTTGGTCTTCAACTTTTACAGAAATCACTGGCCCTGCTGTGTCACCCGAGAACAATGAAAATAGAGCCCTGGCTTAAAACAAGAGTACTTAGATCACTCATCTGTAGAGGAGAGCGTAAAAAAGCCCTGAAATACATACAGGTAATGAAGCATCAAAGTCTTGCACACAACTCTGTTTTCTAGATGAGAAGCGCTCGGGATGCCAATCCACGGGAAGAATAGAGGGtggtttgggttatttttatttcctctagtTATAGCGTGCTCTGCAATTCCACAACTTTCACTTTCCCACTTttataaacaaaccaaaatccaTCGCTAACTTTTGAGAAGAGCCAGATCAAATGCGGTGTTCCTTGAACTTTTGTGACGGATCCGTGAAGCACTGGCTGTTTTCTGGAACCATAGTTTTCCAGAGAATCACACTTACAAGGTGGTTTTGGCAGTTTTAGGTCCTGCATTTGAAAACTTTCCTCCAGCCTGGTGTGTGTAGGCAGCTTTTTCTTGCTGGTTTTAATGATGACATCATTTTGTCTAACGCCATTTGCAGTCCTCTATATGTTCAGTCCTGTCAGACCTTGGCGTTTCAGGTAAAAACAAGGGCAAGCCTGCTATTTTTGCAAGCCATTTGAAATCTGCCGGTGATAGCAGGTGTAGGAGAATAAGATCCTGCAGGGTGACAGACTTATTTCAACTTACAGCTGCACGTTCTCTCGTCATTGCAGTCTTTCTTTGCCCTCACTAAAAGCACTAGGTGAATGTGTGGTGAGCCGATGGGCAGATCTGGAGTGTAAGCTAATTCGCTAACTAGAAAGAACACAGATAGTTCTGTGCAATGAACTTCTTGTAATTAGTAAACTTTTTGCTTCGTGCTTTTCATTCATCAGAGTAATCGTGAACGTCGCTTGAATGAGCGAACGGTTTCCGGAAGAGCGGCTGCCGCTGCCCCACGAGCGGCTCGGCTGCTTCTGTCGTGGGCGCTGTTGTCGTGCTGCAGGGCCACCGCAGTTGTGGTGGTGACTGGTTCCGGCCCAAGCTCGACTCTAAAGTGCCGACCGTGAGCTTGGGCTGTGATGGAGGCATCGACGTAAGCGCCTCAGCTCATCAGCCTGTGCCTTCTGCTCGGGAGGACGACGTCTGGTCTCAACACTGGTGACCCTCAAAGGCTTTCGAGAATGACCTGTGCTCTGTGGAACTCTGATGGGATAATTGAATGAACTTTGGTGGTGCTTTAGGGGATGCTGACTTTGTCAAATGTAATCGTGTGTTCTTGTCTGTTTGGATATCTTCTTCAGGGCATCTCCCGTCATCCTACAGCTCGACCTTGTTCATCTCTCTTCACCTCTGGAATTGTTGGTGAAAGCTGATACCCCTTAAGGCACAGCTGCACACACATACCCCACCCCACTCCCCCCCACCGTTGCGTGCTTACCAAGTTCGCAAATACTGGAGACAGTCTTGTCTCTCCTGAGTTTTTAATGTGGCCGTTTCTCTGGTAACAAGTACTCCCTTAGCCGATTGTTTGGGGCTCTAGATAGTGTATGTGAATATCCTTGGCCTTTGCTATCAAGGCCATCCCCGTTCTTATCTATCCTGACAGTTGCTGGAGGTCTCTTCAGTCGGCCGGGTACGTCTCCAGCCTGATGAGCTTAATGGTTCCAATAACGGTCCCgtttaaagagaaaatggagCCTACTGGCAGCGAGGTTGCTTGCAGCTTCTTGCTAGCAAGAACTACAGGGTGGGGTGGTGAAAGTCCTTTGAAAAGAGAGTAAAAGTTGAAGCAACTCTCTAAGCTTGGTACCTATTTAAACTTTGGTGTTTTGGCATGAACTGGGTCTCTAGAACTAGGAGGAAAGGTAGTTGATATTTTTGAGCTTGGAGAACACTAGGAGTATTGTCTCTGCCTTCTTATCCATGAAGAGCTGTTTACAACGTGTAGTAACTGCTAAAGCTGGCTCTGGAGGAGAAACTGCTAGAATGAGGAaggctgctgtgtgtgcagctgcCCACTTGCCTGTCTACTTGCAGGTCTCTTGGATGAAATGTGACCTTAAAGTAGGTGTGTGTAGGAGATCAAAACCCTTCCCACTGGCACCCAAGCTGCTTGTGAGGCGTATGTCAGAATGCTAACActccagtatttaaagaaacttttgtGCACAAGCCTTGGTTCTGAGGAACAAGGGGCCGGTTCCCATCTACTCACTTCCCCGACTATTAAATAGAGTGTTACTGTGGTGAACTGTTTACATAGTCTGTTAAACTCTGAATGCAGCAGTGGCGTGGTGCTGGGAATGAAAGAAGACAAGatgctttgttgttgttgttgtgaaGAGTTTTTAACAAGTTTAGTAGTGTAATAGATATCCAAATAAAATGTTGGCGCCTGAGTGTGGCTGTgacagtgtttttatttaaccCCTCAAAGTAAAGTTTCTGCTGGTGGTGGAGGAACTCGCTTCCATTCCATGTGTGTATTTAAAGTGCAGGTTCACAGCTGTTCCTCCTTTCTGACAAAGTGCCTGTTGTCTTGTGCCAGCAAAATGCCCTTCACATGGCATGTAAGAGTAAGTGAGGC harbors:
- the LOC128851751 gene encoding protein ELYS-like → MEKIVNSFATTFALPQGLVKLVEGFWLLDHHECEKSLALLCHPRTMKIEPWLKTRVLRSLICRGERKKALKYIQSNRERRLNERTVSGRAAAAAPRAARLLLSWALLSCCRATAVVVVTGSGPSSTLKCRP